A single region of the Spartobacteria bacterium genome encodes:
- a CDS encoding alkylhydroperoxidase produces MSKTHQISRFPIPEINELPDDIKQILQGAQEHFGYVPNVMLALAHRPDELRAFMAYHNALINKESGMTMAEQEMLIVAFSGYNGCMYCVMSHGAALRLLSGNPTIADQIAINYREADITPRQKAMIDFAMKVTSDSRKIDGNDFDILRSHGFSDEDIWDIAGITAFYNMSNRMMSFLAVRPVDEFYKLGR; encoded by the coding sequence ATGAGCAAAACCCACCAAATCAGCCGGTTTCCCATCCCCGAAATCAATGAGCTGCCCGATGACATCAAACAAATACTTCAGGGCGCACAGGAACACTTCGGCTATGTCCCCAATGTGATGCTTGCACTGGCTCATCGCCCGGATGAATTGCGCGCTTTTATGGCTTATCATAATGCGTTGATCAATAAAGAAAGCGGTATGACCATGGCCGAACAGGAAATGCTTATCGTTGCATTCTCAGGTTATAACGGATGCATGTACTGCGTTATGTCGCACGGCGCCGCTTTACGTCTCTTATCTGGCAATCCAACCATTGCTGATCAAATTGCGATCAATTATCGTGAGGCAGACATTACGCCGCGTCAGAAAGCCATGATTGATTTTGCCATGAAGGTCACCAGTGATTCGCGGAAAATTGATGGCAACGACTTCGACATACTTCGTTCGCATGGTTTTTCCGATGAAGACATTTGGGATATAGCCGGAATAACCGCCTTCTACAACATGTCCAACCGCATGATGAGCTTTCTGGCCGTACGTCCAGTTGACGAGTTTTATAAACTGGGCCGGTGA